In Clostridium sp. DL-VIII, the following proteins share a genomic window:
- a CDS encoding oxidoreductase: MLTIGYIGNGKSANRYHLPFVLQRKNIKVKTIYQRNPKNEKWSRIAGVNYTSDLNELLNDKEIQLIVVCTMHNSHYDYAKMVLEHNKHCLVEKPFMETSKEAKEIFTLAKEKGLIVQAYQNRRFDSDFLTVQKVIEEGKLGKLIEIEMHYDYYRPEVPESITSFNPTLSYLYGHGCHTLDQVISYFGKPDNIHYDVRQLLGSGRMNDYFDLDLYYGKLKVSVKSSYFRIKERPSFVVYGKKGCFVKETKDRQEEHLKLFYMPENKDFGIDTFKHYGVLTYIDEEGVIHEEKVKSVNGDYGRVYDDLYEAIINGKSKTITDEQTLLQMEMLETGVKDLI; the protein is encoded by the coding sequence ATGCTTACAATTGGTTATATTGGAAATGGTAAAAGTGCTAACAGATATCATTTACCATTTGTCTTACAAAGAAAAAATATTAAAGTAAAAACAATTTATCAAAGAAATCCTAAGAATGAAAAATGGAGCAGAATTGCGGGAGTAAATTATACCTCTGACTTAAATGAATTATTAAATGACAAGGAAATACAATTGATAGTTGTATGTACAATGCATAATAGTCATTATGACTATGCAAAAATGGTATTGGAACATAATAAACATTGTTTAGTTGAAAAACCATTTATGGAAACCTCAAAAGAAGCAAAAGAAATATTTACTTTGGCAAAAGAAAAAGGATTAATTGTTCAAGCTTATCAAAATAGACGTTTTGATAGTGATTTTTTAACAGTTCAAAAAGTTATCGAGGAGGGAAAATTAGGCAAATTAATAGAAATAGAAATGCATTATGACTATTATAGACCAGAAGTACCTGAATCTATTACAAGCTTTAATCCTACCTTATCATATTTATATGGTCATGGTTGTCATACTTTGGATCAAGTAATTAGTTATTTTGGTAAACCAGATAATATCCATTATGATGTAAGACAATTATTGGGATCAGGTAGAATGAATGATTACTTTGATTTGGATTTATATTATGGAAAGTTAAAAGTATCTGTGAAGTCTAGTTACTTTAGAATTAAAGAAAGACCAAGTTTTGTTGTATATGGCAAAAAAGGATGTTTTGTAAAGGAAACAAAAGATCGTCAAGAAGAGCATTTAAAATTATTTTATATGCCTGAAAACAAGGATTTTGGTATTGATACATTTAAGCATTATGGTGTGCTTACATATATCGATGAGGAAGGTGTGATACACGAAGAAAAAGTGAAATCTGTTAATGGTGATTATGGAAGAGTATATGATGATTTATATGAAGCAATTATAAATGGTAAAAGTAAAACAATTACTGACGAACAAACACTATTGCAAATGGAAATGCTAGAAACAGGAGTAAAGGATTTAATATAA
- the rpiA gene encoding ribose 5-phosphate isomerase A, with protein sequence MNQDNLRRLCAEKAMEYIKNNTVIGLGAGRNIAYLIELISKSVQDNFKIKVVTPSDNTKNLCIKYGIEVIPTCFVEEVDVAFDGCGEVDENFQASKGGGGVYTKEKIIGSMAKEYILLIDEQKLTKELNCKHFVSLEVVKDSLSYVSKMVKSLGGDPVVRTTTNKDGYLITDDGNFILDVKFENIKDFKKLNDNLNDIVGVIGTSLFMSEVTKLIVAGENGVRVISKR encoded by the coding sequence GTGAATCAAGATAATTTAAGAAGATTATGTGCTGAAAAAGCTATGGAATATATAAAAAATAATACTGTAATTGGATTAGGTGCTGGAAGGAATATAGCGTATTTAATTGAGTTAATAAGCAAATCTGTACAAGATAATTTTAAAATTAAGGTTGTAACTCCATCTGATAATACAAAGAATCTTTGTATTAAATATGGCATTGAAGTAATACCAACGTGTTTTGTAGAAGAAGTAGATGTTGCTTTTGATGGATGCGGTGAGGTAGATGAGAATTTCCAAGCTTCAAAAGGTGGCGGAGGTGTATATACAAAAGAAAAAATAATTGGATCAATGGCTAAGGAGTATATTTTACTTATAGATGAACAAAAACTAACCAAAGAATTAAATTGTAAGCATTTTGTTTCATTAGAAGTAGTTAAAGATTCATTAAGTTATGTAAGTAAAATGGTTAAAAGCTTAGGAGGTGATCCTGTAGTTAGAACAACTACTAATAAAGATGGTTATTTAATTACTGATGATGGTAACTTTATATTAGATGTAAAATTTGAAAATATAAAGGATTTTAAGAAATTAAATGATAATCTGAATGATATTGTAGGCGTAATTGGTACTTCTTTGTTTATGAGCGAAGTCACAAAGTTAATAGTGGCTGGGGAAAATGGAGTAAGAGTTATTTCAAAGAGATAG
- a CDS encoding Gfo/Idh/MocA family oxidoreductase, which yields MKLGIIGAGMIVKDFLSITSLLKDVELEAMCGTPKDEETMIELKNKYGIKRVLYSYDELLNTDLDAIYIGLPNNLHFEFAKKGLEANKNVIIEKPFTSTYNEALILRDLAKQKQLFIFEAITNQYLPNYKKIKELLPTLGDIKIVQCNYSQYSSRYNSFKEGNILPAFDPKFSGGALMDLNIYNIHYAVGLFGKPENIEYYPNVERGIDTSGILILDYETFKCVCIGAKDCKAPIANNIQGDKGCIYQDTPANVCERFEILMNDGTSSLINENNYEHRMVNEFIEFFDMIENNNLEKCYRMLEHSLIVSEVQTIARHKGRIIFPEDSKK from the coding sequence ATGAAATTAGGTATTATTGGAGCAGGAATGATAGTGAAAGACTTTTTGTCAATCACTTCACTTTTAAAGGATGTAGAATTAGAAGCGATGTGTGGTACGCCAAAAGATGAAGAAACAATGATTGAATTAAAGAATAAGTATGGAATTAAGAGAGTTTTGTATAGTTATGATGAATTATTAAATACTGATTTAGATGCAATTTATATTGGATTGCCTAATAATCTACATTTTGAATTTGCAAAAAAGGGATTAGAGGCAAATAAGAATGTTATTATTGAAAAACCATTCACATCAACATATAATGAAGCACTGATTTTAAGGGATTTAGCTAAACAAAAGCAGTTATTTATATTTGAAGCGATTACTAATCAATATCTTCCTAATTACAAAAAAATTAAAGAGTTACTTCCAACGCTCGGAGATATTAAAATAGTTCAATGCAATTATTCTCAATATTCAAGCAGATATAATAGTTTTAAAGAAGGAAATATATTGCCTGCCTTTGATCCTAAATTTTCAGGCGGTGCATTAATGGATTTAAATATTTACAATATTCATTATGCAGTAGGTTTGTTTGGAAAACCTGAAAATATTGAATACTACCCAAATGTTGAAAGAGGAATAGATACATCTGGAATATTAATATTAGATTATGAAACATTTAAATGTGTTTGTATTGGAGCAAAAGATTGTAAGGCACCTATTGCAAATAATATTCAAGGAGATAAAGGATGCATATATCAAGATACTCCAGCTAATGTTTGTGAAAGATTTGAGATATTGATGAATGACGGAACTAGTTCTTTAATAAATGAAAATAATTATGAACATCGTATGGTTAATGAATTTATTGAGTTTTTTGATATGATTGAAAATAATAACTTAGAAAAATGTTATAGGATGTTAGAACACAGCTTAATTGTTAGCGAAGTTCAAACAATTGCAAGGCATAAAGGTAGAATCATATTCCCTGAAGATAGTAAAAAATAG